One Mangifera indica cultivar Alphonso chromosome 4, CATAS_Mindica_2.1, whole genome shotgun sequence genomic region harbors:
- the LOC123213184 gene encoding UDP-arabinopyranose mutase 1-like, giving the protein MASSSAIPATPLLKDELDIVIPTIRNLDFLEMWRPFFEPYHLIIVQDGDPSKTIKVPQGFDYELYNRNDINRILGPKASCISFKDSACRCFGYMVSKKKYIFTIDDDCFVAKDPSGKEINALEQHIKNLLSPSTPNFFNTLYDPYREGADFVRGYPFSLREGVATAVSHGLWLNIPDYDAPTQLVKPHERNTRYVDAVLTIPKGTLFPMCGMNLAFNRELIGPAMYFGLMGEGQPVGRYDDMWAGWCMKVICDHMGWGVKTGLPYIWHSKASNPFVNLKKEYNGIFWQEELIPFFQSAVLPKECTTVQTCYLELAKQVKAKLDKVDSYFIKLADAMVTWIEAWDELNSSGKEPNGKAK; this is encoded by the exons ATGGCGTCTTCTTCAGCTATACCAGCGACTCCGCTTTTGAAAGATGAGTTGGATATCGTGATACCCACCATTCGAAATCTTGATTTTCTAGAGATGTGGAGGCCATTTTTTGAGCCATACCATTTGATCATTGTGCAGGATGGCGATCCGTCGAAGACAATCAAGGTCCCCCAGGGTTTTGACTATGAACTCTACAATAGAAATGATATCAACCGCATTCTGGGTCCTAAAGCTTCTTGCATTTCTTTTAAGGACTCTGCTTGCAGGTGCTTTGGCTACATGGTTTCTAAGAAAAAGTATATCTTCACCATTGATGATGATTGCTTC GTAGCCAAAGATCCATCTGGCAAAGAGATCAATGCACTAGAGCAGCACATAAAGAACCTGTTATCACCATCCACTCCTAATTTCTTCAACACTCTTTATGATCCATACAGAGAAGGTGCAGACTTTGTCCGCGGATACCCTTTCAGTCTACGTGAGGGTGTCGCCACAGCTGTTTCTCACGGCCTCTGGCTCAACATCCCTGACTATGATGCTCCCACGCAGCTCGTCAAGCCTCATGAGAGAAACACCAG GTATGTGGATGCAGTTTTGACTATCCCTAAGGGAACTTTGTTTCCAATGTGTGGTATGAACTTGGCGTTCAACCGTGAATTGATTGGACCGGCTATGTACTTTGGACTCATGGGGGAGGGGCAGCCGGTTGGGCGTTATGATGATATGTGGGCTGGCTGGTGCATGAAG GTAATATGTGATCATATGGGATGGGGTGTGAAGACTGGTCTGCCATACATATGGCACAGCAAAGCCAGCAACCCATTTGTTAATCTGAAAAAGGAATACAACGGTATCTTCTGGCAAGAGGAACTCATTCCTTTCTTCCAATCTGCTGTTCTTCCGAAGGAATGCACTACTGTTCAGACATGCTATCTCGAACTGGCAAAGCAAGTGAAGGCAAAGCTCGATAAGGTGGACTCCTACTTCATTAAATTAGCTGATGCCATGGTCACTTGGATTGAGGCTTGGGATGAGCTCAACTCTTCTGGGAAGGAACCCAATGGCAAGGCTAAGTAG